The Meiothermus sp. region ATAAACCACCCCCTCAAAAGGGCCCTCCCCCACCTCCCAAAAACACCAGGTGCGGTCGTTGGTGGTCTTGGGGGCCCGATCCAGCAGCAAGATGGATCGGTCGTGCAGGCCGGCCTGCACCAGGTGGTAGGCCAGGCTCAAGCCCGCCGCACCCGCCCCGGCGATGATGTAGTCGTAAGGCTCGCTCACCTGGTATCAGGCTACGCCCCAACGCTACCGATGGACTAGCCAGGGTTACAAATCGATCAGCTTGCCACCACACTCGCTGCAACAACCGAACCCTAGACCCGCTTCCGACTCAAATCCTTTAGCAGCACCCGCGCCGCATTCCGCCCGCTGGCCCCCATAATGCCCCCGCCCGGATGGGTGCTGGCCCCGGTGAGGTAGAGCCCCTTCAGGCCGGGAAAGCGGTACTCGTGGGCCCCCAGCCAGGGGCGGAACATAAACATCTGGTCGGGGGTCATCTCGAGGTGCATCACATTCCCGCTGGGCATGGCAAACTCGTTTTCCAACCAGAGGGGGGTCTGCACCAGCTCGGCCACAATCTTGCGGCGAATCTCAGGGTCGAAGCGCTCAAAGCTCCGAATCACTCCCTCGCGGGCCTCTGCCGCACGGGTCTCCCAGGTTCCTGCGGCCAGCCGGTAGGGGTAGTACTGCGCCCACAGCCAGAGCGTCTCGCCCCCCGGCGGGGCCAGGCTGGGGTCTACCGCACTAAAGCTCATGGCAATCAGGGGCGGGTCGCGGGTGGGCTCGCCGGAAAGATAGTCGCCATAGGCCCGGTACAGCTGCAGTTCGTCGGTGATAAGGAGGCCCAGGCCGATGCGCGATTCATCGCCCATGTGGGTCTGATAGCGCAGTTTTTCGGACAGGCCCAGCCGCAAAACCAGGCCGAAGCCGTTGCCTACCCGCAAACCCCGGGCCACCTCGGGGGTTTTGTCGGGAGGCAGCAGACCCAGGGTTTTCTGGATATGGGCCCCGGCCACCACCGCCCGGGCGCTCACGCGCTGGCCGTCCTGCAAAACCACCCCGACCGCTTTAGCCCCCTCGAGCACAATCTGCGAGACCGGGCTGTCCAGGTGTACCCGCCCCCCCCAGGCCTCGAGGGCCCGCACCAGCGCCAGCGACAGCCCCCCCGAGCCCCCCCGGGGCCGGGC contains the following coding sequences:
- a CDS encoding NAD(P)/FAD-dependent oxidoreductase; the protein is MPDFDVVVVGAGHNALVTAAYLAQAGYRVGVFERRGVPGGAVSTIDHQGFRFDLGGSAHILIRLTPIPEELKLYQYGLEYLELDPLFHASDAKESWFVWRDPERTAAELDERYPGQGEAYRRFMRDWLPFAQAVKEAFLASPSPLNLGQKMIWGAGFGRDWQKRLPQILRPYGEVAREYFSEERVRAPLVWMAAQSGPPPSDPLSSPFLLWHPLYHVGGVARPRGGSGGLSLALVRALEAWGGRVHLDSPVSQIVLEGAKAVGVVLQDGQRVSARAVVAGAHIQKTLGLLPPDKTPEVARGLRVGNGFGLVLRLGLSEKLRYQTHMGDESRIGLGLLITDELQLYRAYGDYLSGEPTRDPPLIAMSFSAVDPSLAPPGGETLWLWAQYYPYRLAAGTWETRAAEAREGVIRSFERFDPEIRRKIVAELVQTPLWLENEFAMPSGNVMHLEMTPDQMFMFRPWLGAHEYRFPGLKGLYLTGASTHPGGGIMGASGRNAARVLLKDLSRKRV